One genomic segment of Arachis duranensis cultivar V14167 chromosome 4, aradu.V14167.gnm2.J7QH, whole genome shotgun sequence includes these proteins:
- the LOC107483052 gene encoding protein C2-DOMAIN ABA-RELATED 11 isoform X2, which translates to MGEQLGQLKIIVVQGKRLVIRDFKSSDPYVVLKLGNQEVFDKDLLKSDDKMGNAFLNLQPLVSAARLRDILGVSSGETTLRKVIPDNENCLVRESSINCVNGEVAQNVWLRLRGVESGEVELTIKLVKNVTTKT; encoded by the exons ATGGGTGAACAATTAGGGCAACTCAAAATCATAGTGGTGCAAGGGAAGAGGTTGGTGATCCGGGATTTCAAGAGCAGTGATCCTTATGTTGTCCTCAAACTAGGCAATCAG GAAGTGTTTGATAAAGATCTTTTGAAATCTGATGACAAGATGGGAAATGCATTCCTCAACCTTCAACCATTGGTCTCTGCAGCTAGACTAAGAGATATCTTAGGAGTCTCATCAGGTGAAACAACATTAAGGAAGGTCATACCTGACAACGAAAACTGCCTCGTCCGCGAAAGCAGTATCAATTGCGTAAATGGCGAGGTTGCGCAGAATGTTTGGTTAAGGCTGCGCGGGGTGGAGTCCGGCGAGGTAGAATTGACCATCAAGTTGGTCAAAAATGTTACCACCAAAACATAG
- the LOC127746591 gene encoding uncharacterized protein LOC127746591 — MRRHVFLRIVDALSNVYSYFQQRVDAIGRKGLSPLQKCTAAIRMLAYGIAADAVDDYVRINESTTIECLEKFVECIILMFEDEYLRKPNPNDIRCLLQMAEGRGFPSILGSIDCMYWQ, encoded by the coding sequence ATGAGAAGACATGTGTTCCTTCGGATAGTAGACGCTCTCTCAAACGTCTATTCGTATTTCCAACAGAGGGTCGATGCAATTGGAAGAAAAGGCTTGTCGCCACTCCAAAAATGTACCGCTGCGATACGGATGTTAGCATATGGCATAGCAGCTGATGCTGTTGATGATTATGTGCGCATAAACGAGAGCACTACAATTGAATGCTTGGAAAAATTTGTTGAATGTATCATTTTGATGTTCGAGGATGAATATTTGCGAAAACCCAATCCAAATGACATACGATGCCTGCTACAAATGGCGGAGGGTCGTGGCTTCCCTAGCATATTGGGTAGCATTGACTGCATGTATTGGCAATGA
- the LOC127746590 gene encoding leucine-rich repeat extensin-like protein 5 — MCLSLSSDIQLTELCVNLVDNSRGCDKKKEAMTSGGAAAGSGSQHQGATTTTEGMGVDDLDEDAAREQKMYWEETLEAADAEASGSDSPSVNVDDLNCVNPSEEPMAVKPPPSNSSTAYVPPRPIINPTMSKRPIRRRNVKRPPPSQPSSLRPVPPQPTPITPTTPQLSVVRPTSPTNQLPPRVTGQTMHGASRGTTTRFMRFMPTPPSTIQTPGRWPVPGFHPPTRASSSGNNNGVSSGSSNFTPNKYDFPV, encoded by the exons ATGTGCCTATCATTGTCAAGTGACATCCAGCTGACTGAGTTATGCGTCAATTTG GTGGATAACAGCAGAGGATGTGACAAGAAGAAAGAAGCTATGACTAGTGGAGGAGCTGCAGCAGGTAGTGGTAGTCAGCATCAGggtgcaacaacaacaactgaAGGTATGGGTGTTGATGATCTTGATGAGGATGCTGCCAGAGAGCAAAAGATGTATTGGGAAGAGACTTTGGAGGCAGCAGATGCTGAAGCATCAGGTTCAGATTCACCCAGT GTGAATGTTGATGATCTGAATTGTGTGAATCCTTCTGAAGAACCTATGGCAGTAAAACCTCCACCTTCTAACTCGTCTACTGCATATGTGCCACCTAGGCCTATCATAAATCCAACCATGTCCAAGAGACCAATTAGAAGGAGAAACGTTAAGAGGCCACCACCGTCACAACCTTCTTCCCTCAGACCTGTCCCACCACAACCTACTCCCATAACGCCTACCACACCACAACTTTCTGTTGTTAGGCCTACATCACCAACTAACCAACTGCCTCCAAGAGTTACCGGACAAACAATGCATGGTGCAAGTCGAGGGACCACTACACGATTTATGCGATTCATGCCAACTCCACCATCCACAATTCAAACACCAGGCAGATGGCCAGTACCTGGGTTCCATCCACCAACAAGAGCATCTTCAAGTGGCAACAACAACGGAGTTTCTAGTGGCAGCAGCAACTTCACACCCAACAAATATGATTTTCCAGTGTGA
- the LOC107483051 gene encoding DNA oxidative demethylase ALKBH2, with amino-acid sequence MNVLKLKAVSEAANPNDTAKKTETVDLGNGSDVVYIQRLIPYEDSWQWFHYLDNHISWTRPTVRVFGKSFLQPRDTCYVASPGLTELTYSGYQPHAYTWDDFPLLKDILDVVLKALPGSSFNSVLLNRYKGGDDYVGWHADDEKLYGSTPEIASISLGCERDFFLKKKQCKKSCDGSDEPARKRLKKSSHADQHTFRLKHGSLLVMRGYTQRDWIHSVPKRAKVNGTRINLTFRRVF; translated from the exons ATGAATGTGTTGAAGCTGAAGGCGGTGTCTGAAGCAGCGAACCCTAATGACACCGCGAAGAAGACGGAGACTGTGGACCTGGGTAACGGAAGCGACGTCGTTTACATTCAGCGCTTAATTCCCTACGAAGACTCATGGCAATGGTTCCATTACCTCGATAACCATATCTCATGGACCAGACCCACCGTTCGCGTCTTCGGAAAATCCTTCCTTCAG CCTCGAGATACATGTTATGTTGCAAGTCCTGGGTTGACTGAGTTGACTTACAGTGGCTATCAACCGCATGCATATACTTGGGATGATTTTCCACTGCTTAAAGACATCTTGGATGTT GTCCTTAAAGCTCTTCCTGGGAGTAGTTTTAATAGCGTACTCTTAAATAGGTATAAAGGTGGTGATGACTATGTTGGTTGGCATGCTGATGATGAGAAGCTTTATGGATCAACACCTGAAATTGCTTCGATATCTCTTGGATGCGAACGTGATTTCTTCCTGAAGAAGAAGCAATGTAAAAAATCTTGTG ATGGAAGTGATGAGCCTGCAAGAAAGCGATTAAAGAAGAGTAGCCATGCTGATCAGCACACCTTTAGACTAAAGCATGGATCCCTTTTGGTGATGAGAGGCTATACCCAAAGGGATTGGATTCACTCTGTCCCTAAGCGTGCAAAAGTGAACGGTACACGCATTAATCTTACCTTTCGACgtgttttttga
- the LOC107483048 gene encoding WEB family protein At1g12150-like has translation MSFRVRESQKELGSPRGEIGEIDTRAPFQSVKAAVTLFGEVAVPKSSSIKRKSSENVLEKETQLLLAQRELNMIKKQLGSAENTKSKALAELERANVTLQDLTKKLISVRESKETAIEAAEVVKNKAKILEEQLSQKAIGYEAWKRELEQARKEYQTTVKELDASKQELNQIRQDFDAALEAKLAAFQTAGEAQRSTKMNLEKVNEMSNEIANMKASIEQLKLQTLKAQEEQVQVMQERESQLSYYITAKEDAQAKLTALKAEYDPELTASLEVKLAETSAEIQLLQEQMREAHASEMESVRQMTDEIKQATKMLHEVVAEENSLRELVASLRTELEQVKRDQEELKEKQQAAEALAASLTSELQTIKEEAGPDPGSVEEVDLTQEMSLKIQELALETESAKREEEELRVQTEELKREAEKAQAMAEELGRKLEDALREAEESKAAERKAIQEMKTLSDMRGRVSDADSNSNANANANSKIVLSVKEFAALSGKIKESEDLIERTEAAAHAQVEAINARKREVDKKVEANLKAIEEIKAATDMALRNAEMADSAKEAVEDELRRWREEQNSDMDYAENSARSISLHI, from the exons ATGAGCTTCAGAGTAAGAGAATCACAAAAGGAATTGGGGTCTCCAAGGGGAGAGATTGGAGAGATAGATACAAGGGCTCCATTCCAATCTGTGAAAGCTGCTGTTACTTTATTTGGTGAGGTAGCAGTTCCAAAATCTTCTTCTATCAAGAGGAAATCCTCTGAG AATGTACTGGAAAAGGAGACACAACTTCTGTTGGCTCAAAGAGAACTAAACATGATAAAGAAACAGCTTGGCAGTGCTGAGAATACAAAATCTAAAGCACTTGCTGAGCTTGAGAGGGCCAATGTGACACTGCAGGACTTGACAAAGAAGCTCATCAGTGTCAGAGAATCTAAGGAGACGGCAATAGAGGCAGCCGAAGTCGTGAAGAACAAGGCCAaaatactcgaggaacaactGTCCCAGAAAGCTATAGgatatgaagcttggaaaagagaACTAGAGCAAGCAAGAAAGGAGTATCAAACAACTGTGAAGGAACTAGATGCTTCCAAGCAAGAACTCAACCAGATAAGGCAAGACTTCGATGCAGCTTTGGAGGCAAAGTTGGCTGCATTCCAAACTGCAGGGGAAGCTCAACGCTCCACGAAGATGAACTTGGAAAAAGTCAATGAAATGTCAAATGAAATCGCAAACATGAAGGCATCAATTGAACAGCTGAAGCTTCAAACTCTAAAAGCACAAGAAGAACAGGTACAGGTCATGCAGGAAAGGGAAAGCCAACTAAGCTATTACATAACCGCAAAGGAAGATGCGCAGGCAAAGTTGACGGCCTTAAAGGCCGAATATGACCCTGAACTAACAGCAAGCCTAGAGGTGAAACTGGCCGAAACAAGTGCAGAGATTCAGCTTCTTCAGGAGCAGATGAGGGAGGCACATGCTTCTGAAATGGAATCTGTGAGACAAATGACTGATGAGATTAAACAAGCTACAAAGATGCTGCATGAAGTTGTTGCAGAAGAAAATTCCCTGAGAGAATTAGTTGCTTCTCTTAGGACAGAATTAGAACAAGTGAAGAGAGACCAAGAAGAACTTAAGGAGAAGCAACAGGCGGCAGAAGCTCTTGCTGCCAGCCTCACCAGTGAACTACAAACTATCAAGGAAGAGGCAGGGCCTGACCCTGGTTCTGTGGAGGAAGTTGATCTCACTCAAGAGATGAGTTTGAAGATTCAGGAGCTAGCATTGGAGACAGAAAGTgcaaaaagggaagaagaagaattgagaGTACAAACCGAAGAGCTGAAGCGAGAAGCTGAAAAAGCTCAGGCCATGGCTGAAGAATTAGGGAGAAAGCTGGAGGATGCCCTTAGAGAGGCTGAAGAATCAAAAGCAGCAGAACGGAAAGCGATTCAGGAAATGAAAACATTGTCTGATATGCGAGGGAGAGTCTCCGATGCAGATTCTAATTCTAATGCTAATGCTAATGCTAATAGCAAGATTGTATTATCAGTCAAGGAGTTTGCAGCTTTGAGTGGAAAGATCAAGGAATCCGAAGATTTGATTGAGAGGACAGAAGCAGCTGCACATGCTCAGGTGGAAGCAATCAATGCACGGAAAAGAGAAGTGGACAAGAAAGTAGAAGCTAACCTGAAAGCAATTGAAGAAATTAAGGCTGCAACAGATATGGCTCTTAGGAATGCAGAGATGGCAGATTCTGCGAAAGAAGCAGTCGAAGATGAGCTAAGAAGGTGGCGTGAAGAACAAAACAGCGATATGGACTATGCAGAAAATTCTGCAAGATCAATCTCCTTGCACATCTAG
- the LOC107483052 gene encoding protein C2-DOMAIN ABA-RELATED 11 isoform X1, whose amino-acid sequence MGEQLGQLKIIVVQGKRLVIRDFKSSDPYVVLKLGNQTAKTKVINSCLNPVWNEELNFTLTEPLGVLNLEVFDKDLLKSDDKMGNAFLNLQPLVSAARLRDILGVSSGETTLRKVIPDNENCLVRESSINCVNGEVAQNVWLRLRGVESGEVELTIKLVKNVTTKT is encoded by the exons ATGGGTGAACAATTAGGGCAACTCAAAATCATAGTGGTGCAAGGGAAGAGGTTGGTGATCCGGGATTTCAAGAGCAGTGATCCTTATGTTGTCCTCAAACTAGGCAATCAG ACAGCAAAGACCAAAGTCATTAACAGCTGCTTGAATCCTGTTTGGAATGAAGAGCTGAATTTCACCCTCACTGAACCTTTGGGAGTTCTGAATTTG GAAGTGTTTGATAAAGATCTTTTGAAATCTGATGACAAGATGGGAAATGCATTCCTCAACCTTCAACCATTGGTCTCTGCAGCTAGACTAAGAGATATCTTAGGAGTCTCATCAGGTGAAACAACATTAAGGAAGGTCATACCTGACAACGAAAACTGCCTCGTCCGCGAAAGCAGTATCAATTGCGTAAATGGCGAGGTTGCGCAGAATGTTTGGTTAAGGCTGCGCGGGGTGGAGTCCGGCGAGGTAGAATTGACCATCAAGTTGGTCAAAAATGTTACCACCAAAACATAG